From Schistocerca americana isolate TAMUIC-IGC-003095 chromosome 9, iqSchAmer2.1, whole genome shotgun sequence, the proteins below share one genomic window:
- the LOC124550834 gene encoding uncharacterized protein LOC124550834 — MITTLLCSGGVLKTYAPAENVGAAPLFCSKVIILSRPPDVVSPPDVASSPPDVVSSPDVVSPPDVVSPPDVVSSPDVVSSPDVVSSPDVVSPPDVASSPPHVVSPPDDVWATPQQRLQTQYTGHNGAPGTWHPPGYGSSARGATAVRFCQPGSAASGVHSSLQLVVHRATPQQRLQTQYTGHNGAPGTWHPPGYGSSARGATAVRFCQPGSVASGVHSSLQLVVHRATPQQRLQTQYTGHNGAPGTWHPPGYGSSARGATAVRFCQPGSAASGVHSSLQLVVHRATPQQRLQTQYTGHNGAPGTWHPPGYGSSARGATAVRFCQPGSAASRVHSSLQLVVHRATPQQRLQTQYTGHNGAPGTWHPPGYGSSARGATAVRFCQPGSAASGVHSSLQLVVHRATPQQRLQTQYTGHNGAPGTWHPPGYGSSARGATARLQTQYTGHNGAPGTWHPPGYGSSARGATAVRFCQPGSAASGVHSSLQLVVHRATPQQRLQTQYTGHNGAPGTWHPPGYGSSARGATAVRFCQPGSAASGVHSSLQLVVHRATPQQRLQTQYTGHNGAPGTWHPPGYGSSARGATAVRFCQPGSAASGVHSSLQLVVHRATPQQRLQTQYTGHNGAPGTWHPPGYGSSARGATAVRFCQPGSAASGVHSSLQLVVHRATPQQRLQTQYTGHNGAPGTWHSPGYGSSTRGATAVRFCQPGSAASGVHSSLQLVVHRATPQLPSTTCCSPVCSFLFPHECNG, encoded by the exons ATGATAACCACACTGCTCTGTTCTGGCGGCGTCCTGAAGACCTACGCTCCTGCAGAGAACGTGGGAGCAGCGCCTCTGTTTTGCTCCAAAGTCATTATTCTGTCA CGGCCACCTGATGTTGTCTCACCACCTGATGTCGCCTCCTCACCACCTGATGTCGTCTCATCACCTGATGTTGTCTCACCACCTGATGTTGTCTCACCACCTGATGTTGTCTCATCACCTGATGTCGTCTCATCACCTGATGTCGTCTCATCACCTGATGTTGTCTCACCACCTGATGTCGCCTCCTCACCACCTCATGTCGTCTCACCACCTGATGACGTCTG GGCGACGCCACAGCAGAGACTCCAGACACAGTACACAGGACACAACGGAGCCCCCGGCACCTGGCATCCACCTGGCTACGGCAGCTCTGCCAGGGGAGCCACTGCTGTGAGATTCTGCCAGCCCGGCAGCGCAGCCAGTGGAGTGCACAGCAGCTTACAGCTGGTGGTGCACAGGGCGACGCCACAGCAGAGACTCCAGACACAGTACACGGGACACAACGGAGCCCCCGGCACCTGGCATCCACCTGGCTATGGCAGCTCTGCCAGGGGAGCCACTGCTGTGAGATTCTGCCAGCCCGGCAGCGTAGCCAGTGGAGTGCACAGCAGCTTACAGCTGGTGGTGCACAGGGCGACGCCACAGCAGAGACTCCAGACACAGTACACGGGACACAACGGAGCCCCCGGCACCTGGCATCCACCTGGCTACGGCAGCTCTGCCAGGGGAGCCACTGCTGTGAGATTCTGCCAGCCCGGCAGCGCAGCCAGTGGAGTGCACAGCAGCTTACAGCTGGTGGTGCACAGGGCGACGCCACAGCAGAGACTCCAGACACAGTACACGGGACACAACGGAGCCCCCGGCACCTGGCATCCACCTGGCTACGGCAGCTCTGCCAGGGGAGCCACTGCTGTGAGATTCTGCCAGCCCGGCAGCGCAGCCAGTAGAGTGCACAGCAGCTTACAGCTGGTGGTGCACAGGGCGACGCCACAGCAGAGACTCCAGACACAGTACACAGGACACAACGGAGCCCCCGGCACCTGGCATCCACCTGGCTACGGCAGCTCTGCCAGGGGAGCCACTGCTGTGAGATTCTGCCAGCCCGGCAGCGCAGCCAGTGGAGTGCACAGCAGCTTACAGCTGGTGGTGCACAGGGCGACGCCACAGCAGAGACTCCAGACACAGTACACGGGACACAACGGAGCCCCCGGCACCTGGCATCCACCTGGATACGGCAGCTCTGCCAGGGGAGCCACTGCT AGACTCCAGACACAGTACACGGGACACAACGGAGCCCCCGGCACCTGGCATCCACCTGGCTACGGCAGCTCTGCCAGGGGAGCCACTGCTGTGAGATTCTGCCAGCCCGGCAGCGCAGCCAGTGGAGTGCACAGCAGCTTACAGCTGGTGGTGCACAGGGCGACGCCACAGCAGAGACTCCAGACACAGTACACGGGACACAACGGAGCCCCCGGCACCTGGCATCCACCTGGCTACGGCAGCTCTGCCAGGGGAGCCACTGCTGTGAGATTCTGCCAGCCCGGCAGCGCAGCCAGTGGAGTGCACAGCAGCTTACAGCTGGTGGTGCACAGGGCGACGCCACAGCAGAGACTCCAGACACAGTACACGGGACACAACGGAGCCCCCGGCACCTGGCATCCACCTGGCTACGGCAGCTCTGCCAGGGGAGCCACTGCTGTGAGATTCTGCCAGCCCGGCAGCGCAGCCAGTGGAGTGCACAGCAGCTTACAGCTGGTGGTGCACAGGGCGACGCCACAGCAGAGACTCCAGACACAGTACACGGGACACAACGGAGCCCCCGGCACCTGGCATCCACCTGGCTACGGCAGCTCTGCCAGGGGAGCCACTGCTGTGAGATTCTGCCAGCCCGGCAGCGCAGCCAGTGGAGTGCACAGCAGCTTACAGCTGGTGGTGCACAGGGCGACGCCACAGCAGAGACTCCAGACACAGTACACGGGACACAACGGAGCCCCCGGCACCTGGCATTCACCTGGCTACGGCAGCTCTACCAGGGGAGCCACTGCTGTGAGATTCTGCCAGCCCGGCAGCGCAGCCAGTGGAGTGCACAGCAGCTTACAGCTGGTGGTGCACAGGGCGACGCCACAGCTGCCAAGCACTACATGCTGCTCACCAGTATGTAGTTTTCTTTTCCCTCATGAGTGCAATGGATAG